ACGGCGCGCACATCCGCAGGTACGCCGGTACGGTCCACAGGTCCCCGACCAGGTCGGCGGCCTCGATCAGCGGCCACGCGGCACCGAGCGCGCCCGTCAGCTCCCGGTCGGCGCGCAGCGCCCGGCGGAACAGCTGGTCCGGTACGCCCTCCTCGTGCTTGTCCCGCAGGATCGCGACCAGCTCCTCCCAGATCAGGTCGCGGGCCTCGTTGTGCGGCACGCCCGGCTCGGCCGCGTCGAACGCCTCCGCCCAGTCGTCGGCGCTCAGCCACACGGCGCCCCACGGCGTGGTGACCGTCATGCCCTCGGTGGGCGGCGACTCGTAGAACCGGACCGCCTTCTCGATGGCCTTCACCATGTCGGCGGACGACTTCAGCCGCGCGACCTCCGGGTCCTTCTCGGCCCCCGCCCCGGCGCCCTCGGCGACCAGGTCGCGCAGGGTGCACGTACGGACGCCCTCCTCGCCGAGGCTGGGCAGTACGTCCTCCACGTACGCGAGGTACGGCTCGTGCGGGCCGACGAACAGCACGCCGCCGCGCCGGTGGCCGAGGCGCGGGTCGGAGTACAGCAGGTACGCGGAGCGGTGCAGCGCGACGACCGTCTTGCCCGTGCCGGGGCCGCCGTCCACGACGAGGGCGCCGCGCGAACCGGCCCGGATGATGGCGTCCTGGTCGGCCTGGATGGTGGCGAGCACGTCCCGCATGCGCGCCGAGCGGTTGGTGCCCAGGCTCGCGATGAACGCGGACTGGTCGTCCAGCGCGGCGTTGCCCTCCAGGCCGTCGGGGGTGAACACCTCGTCCCAGTAGTCGCTGATCCGGCCGCGGGTCCAGCGGTACCGGCGGCGGCTGGCGAGGCCCATGGGGCTGGCGTGGGTCGCCGCGAAGAACGGCTCGGCGGCGGGCGAGCGCCAGTCCACCAGCAGGCGGCGGCCCGAGCTGTCGGTGAGGCCGAGCCGCCCGACGTACACCGGCTCGCCGTCGTCGGCACCGACCATGTGCCCGAGGCACAGGTCGATCCCGAAGCGGCGCAGCGCGCGCAGGCGGGCGGTCAGCCGGTGGATCTCGATGTCCCGCTCCATCGCCTCCCGGCCGACACCGCCGGGCGCGCGGCGCTCGGCGTCGAGACGGTCGGACAGTTCCGCGATCGTCTGCTCCAGGCAGTGGGCGATGGCCGCGAAGTGCTCCTCGTCGCGGGCGATCAGCGCCGGGTCGGCCTTGGCGGCGAGCCGCTCGGGCAGATCGAACGCGCGGGCGGCCATCCCGGCGGGGCGAGTCTCACCATGGACGAAGGCGCTCATATTTCGTGAATCTCGCAATTCTGAAGGTTCCGGCATAGGCCTGCGATTGTCCGCCACGACGGGGGCCTTGCCGCAAGCCCCCCACTGCGCTATACGTTGAGAGTGGCGAGGAGCGGGTCTCCCGCCTTTTTGGCTGCCCAGGCGGCGAAGCCGCCGCCCCGGAACGCCCACCCCCGACTACCCCGCCGGGGCTCCCCGTCCGGCGCAACGGCGCCCACGCACGTTCTTCCCGCCTGGCCGCGAGGTGCCGCCCGGCGGACCCCCCACTCCGGCACCAGGAATCCGACCACACGGCATCGCCCGGCGTGAGGGCCCGTGCAGGGTCACCCCGGCAGCCCCAAGGTCTCGGCTTCGATCAACCAGGGCCCCCATCGCCCTTGCGGAACGCCTGCCCACAACGGCGAGGGCGCGCCGCACGCACCACGCGGCGGGCCCGGAGACGACCGCACCACCCACGAGGCCCCGCCATGGCCGTACACCGGCGCAAGGGCCGTGCAGGGTCGCCCCCGCAGGGGTTGCCGGCGAACCCGGGCTCCCCAGCCTGGAGCGAAGGCCGCCGACCCCGAGGAGGTGAGCCCGGAGGGGCCCCGCCCCACACCGGACATCAGGCGCACCCCTACGGCCCGCCGCCCGCCACGGCGCCGGGCCCCGGCGCCCCGGAAGGCCCGGCACGGCGCCCCCGCCCGTCGCCGTACGAGCGAGGGGCGCCCCGGAAGGCCCCGCACCACGCCCACCACCAGCACCCGCGCCCCCTGCACCCGCCCAGCACCAGCACCAGCACCAGCACCAGCACCAGCACCATCCCCACACCCCCTGTGACCCGCCTCACCCGGCCCCCGCTCACCTGCCGCTTCCGCTCCTCGGATGACCCGAGTCCACCCCCGGGGCTGTACAGGCCGCTACGCGCGTAGATATGCTCCCCTGGTGACCATGCCCACCAATGCACTTGCTGACGTGACCGCGTCCGACAGCACTCTGCGCCGCTTCCTTCACGGGCTGCCCGGCGTGGATGCCGTCGGCCTCGAGGCGCGTGCCGCCGCGCTCGGTACGCGCTCGATCAAGACCACGGCCAAGGCGTACGCCATCGACCTGGCCATCTCGATGATCGACCTGACGACGCTCGAAGGCGCGGACACCCCGGGCAAGGTCCGGGCGCTCGCCGCCAAGGCCGTACGTCCCGACCCGACCGACCGGACCACCCCGCACACGGCGGCGGTCTGCGTGTACCCCG
This genomic window from Streptomyces thermolilacinus SPC6 contains:
- the helR gene encoding RNA polymerase recycling motor ATPase HelR — protein: MSAFVHGETRPAGMAARAFDLPERLAAKADPALIARDEEHFAAIAHCLEQTIAELSDRLDAERRAPGGVGREAMERDIEIHRLTARLRALRRFGIDLCLGHMVGADDGEPVYVGRLGLTDSSGRRLLVDWRSPAAEPFFAATHASPMGLASRRRYRWTRGRISDYWDEVFTPDGLEGNAALDDQSAFIASLGTNRSARMRDVLATIQADQDAIIRAGSRGALVVDGGPGTGKTVVALHRSAYLLYSDPRLGHRRGGVLFVGPHEPYLAYVEDVLPSLGEEGVRTCTLRDLVAEGAGAGAEKDPEVARLKSSADMVKAIEKAVRFYESPPTEGMTVTTPWGAVWLSADDWAEAFDAAEPGVPHNEARDLIWEELVAILRDKHEEGVPDQLFRRALRADRELTGALGAAWPLIEAADLVGDLWTVPAYLRMCAPWLSRDDVRKLQRADARAWTLSDLPLLDAARQRLGDPEEALRKRRHKTSVAAERERMAGVIDNVIAADDDGEGAVTMLHGQDLRDTLIDESALPAAPSEPLAGPFAHVVVDEAQELTDAEWQMLLLRCPSRSFTIVGDRAQARHGFTESWEERLARVGLDRAEVASLSVNYRTPEEVMAEAEPVIRAVLPDANVPTSIRRSGVPVQYGAVADLDAVVDGWLASGTDGVACVIGAPDFRERPRVRSLTPELSKGLEFDLVVLVDPDRFGDGVEGAVDRYVAMTRATQKLVVLTSG